The nucleotide sequence CACTTCTGCATCGCCGTGGCCGTAAGCATTCGCTTTCACAACAGCAATCAGCTTCTTGCCCTCTCCTATATGTGCTTTCATGTTTCGGACATTGCTCATGACGGCATCCAGATCAATCTCCGCCCAGGTATCTCTGTAAAAAGCCATTTCCATGTCTACACTTCCTCGTGATTGTCTTTATCTATTGCTGATTATGAGAGGTTTTATGGCTCGTTGTCAAATCAAAAAAGGGATTTGTTTTCTCCATAAAAAAATCGGATGGCTCACACGCCATCCGATTTTTTACTTGATTGCCTGCCCCTGAACTGATTGTGCGACCCGGATCATTTCTTCCTGAGAGAGATCCTTTGAAGCAATCATGTATTCCACTCCGTCGTACGTCCAAGTCAGCGACTGTTCTGTGAGCGCTCCAACCGCAACTCCAAGGTCCACCGGCTCGCCGTTTACTGAGGAAGAAGTAGCGACAGTTGCCGCAACGGCTTTTTCCTGGATAAACGTGTACGATTTTTCTCCGTCATACGTTTGTACGACCCGCTTGCCGTTTTCTGTTGTCATTTCTTTTTCCTCGGTCAGCTTCGCGCCTTCAATTTCCTCAAGCGGATATTTCACCGAGAATGGTTTAGAGTCAACAGCTGCAGACGTCTCAACATCTACACTCGCAAATGACATATTCTTCTCCATGTCGAATGAATTTTTATCGAACTTCGCACCAAAGTCAAAATCCGTAAATTCAACGACAACCAGAGGGTTTCTGTCTGTATCCATCACTTTTACAACCGACGGCTTCAGGTCCTTTTTGTTAAAGGTAATTTCCTGGAGAGGAAGCATCTGGCTGTTCTGGTAATTGGTTTTTGTTTCAAACACATACTCATTTTTCGTTGACTTGAAGATTGAGTCTGCATCACTCTTGATGTCTTTTACGAGTGATTCAAACAAGTATGCCTGACTGCTGTTCTGCGGCCATTCGCTTTGGAAGCGGAAGCTTTTCTTCAGAGCGGGCGTTAACACAAACACGCCTTCATTGTTTCTTAAAATCATCTGGCTTTGGTCTTTTTCTGCGTTTTTCAGATTCACTCTGTAGAAGGACGGCTGTTTATGCCAGATTTCCACCTCGTAGATCTGAGGCTCGCTTCCTGTCTGCAGGGTCATCTGCGCCTTTGCTTTATACCCCGACAGCTCTTCTACCTTTTTGTCCAGATTCTCCACAACATCCGTTTTGGATTTCTCGCCGCACGCTGCAAGCATCAGAACGGCAATGATCCCCACCACCAGCAATAAAAAGTGCTTTTTCACCTATTCAGCCCCTTTGTCTCATATGACGTAAAAAGGAAGAAACGCTCCTTGAAAGCACCGTGCTCCGGCACGGTTCGATCAAACGACTTGTCTCTCCTACCGCTGTACAAATATATGAGGGTCAGGGCGTGAATATGCAGACTAGCTTGACGAGCTTTCAATTATTACTTGAGCTGCCGCATACTCCCTTGTGTGGGTAATGGACAGGTGCACGGAAAATCCTTTCATATCAGGCTTTACAATCATTGGCCTGCCAAATTCATCTCTTATAATTTCAATATCCTGAAAGCTGAGTGCCCCGCCGATGCCGGTGCCCATCGCTTTTGAAAATGCTTCTTTGGCAGCAAATCTTCCCGCTGCGTACTCTGTTTTTCTTGTGCCGGAGTAAGAATGATAGGCATCCTTTTCCCGGTCTGTCAGGATCCTGTCAATAAACTTCGGCTGCCTGAGAATCATTTTTCCGATCCGGTCTATTTCCGCAATATCAAGGCCGATTCCTTTGATCATTAAACCGCCTTCTTTCTTTCTAATGTGTTTGCCGCCGTGTACTAATATGCCGTCTGAGCTCATAACCGTGGTAATATAGAAGAAGCCTATAGAATAGGAGACATGTTCTATGTTTACAAGATCTGAAGATTTCAGGACGTTCATTCGTCTCTATCCTGTTGTAACAGCCATTGTCTGTATCCAGGTGCTGCTCTGGCTGCTGTTTTTAATACCGCTCCCTGATATTACGTTCTTCTTTGCCTCTATTGTAGGGTACAACGGAGGCGTTGCCAATGGCGAATGGTGGCGGCTGATTACGCCGATCTTCCTGCACGCAAATTTTGCCCACATTCTGTTTAACAGTGTGTCCATCATTCTCTTCGCGCCTGCTCTTGAGCGCATGCTTGGAAAAGGAAGGTTTCTTTCTGCCTACCTGGCAACAGGAATTATCGCAAACCTTGCAACCTATTTTGTCATTGAAGACTTAAGCTATACCCATGTTGGTGCATCGGGCGCCATTTTCGGCCTTTTCGGCATCTACCTGTACATCGTTGTCTTCCGGAAAGACCTGATCGATTCGTCAAACTCACAGCTGATTATCACGATTTTAGCTATTGGCATTGTGATGACCTTCATCAATACGAACATTAACATTATTGCCCATATTTTCGGTGCAGTAGGCGGCGCCCTGATTGCCCCTCTTTTTTTGAAGAGGCCGGGGCGTTAGCTGCATCCGTTTTATCCGTTTACAGCAAGACGCCGTCCCATTAAAGGACGGCGTCTTTTCTTGCGCTTTTTTCATAAGAATACCATTCAAACATTTCCCCGGCATCCTTCAGATCCACGCCTTTCACGTGAAAATGAGTGCCGCCGAATCCCGAGGTAGCGGACGCCTGCAGGGAAGCAAGCTCAAGCCGCTTTTGAAAATACGACTGTTTGCATTCCAGGACCTGGATTCTCTTTCTTTTAGCCAAATAAGTTGTTTTGACCACGGCCCGGGAAACAAGCGTGAGCTGATCTCCTCTTGTATTCCAGCCGCCGGCTCGAAACGCAGCAAGGCCTGCTGCCAATGCGGCAGGAATGGTTAAAAAGGCGAGATAGCCCCAGGGCTCGAAGAAATAGCCGATGATGCAGGAGAGAATGACGAAGGGGATGGTATAGATAAGAAGATAGCCCCTCTTCGCTCTTTTAGACAGAGGAGTCAGCTGTTCCTGCATTGTATAGTCAGGCGCAAACTCCTTTAACACCTCTGCAATTTTTGCTTTTTTGATCAGCGGGAATAAGACGGCTGACATGTTTTGATTGTTTAGGCTGCCCCCTGCACTCAAAAGATGGACAGTAGCGTAGCCAAGCGGTTCCCTGATTGGATTTTCGCTGATTTTCACAGCCTGTATCCGCTCAAGCGGGATTGTAAGCTGGTGCTTTTCAAATAAACCTCTGGATATGATCAGATCCTCATCTTTTTTAACGACTGTAAAGTTCGCAAACTTCAGGCACACCCCGATAATACTCAGGACCCAGGCGATAAAAAAAGCGAGAAATACGATTATGGCGTAAACCGTGATGCTGGCATCTGTTAAAAATGACACGCGGTTTATCAGCTTATCAAACGGAATCAGCTCGTCGAACTGGGAGATGAATGCAAAAGCGGCTGAGAGCACAACACCAATGCCGCTTGAGGTTGAAGCTGCCACAAGGAGCTCTTTCATCCCGATTTTATAGACAGAACCCGGCTCTTCAACCGGTTTTTCAGCCTCTTCTTCAGCTGGAACTTCTTTTTTCCGCTCTGCCAGAGCCTCATTTATGCGGCGTGCTTCTTTACGTGTCACGGCAGTCAGCACAGCCTCCGCCTCAATCCCTCCCCCTGCTGTCTCGAGCTGGAGTTTAACAAGGCCGAACAGCTGCTGGACAATGCCGGCACTTTCGTTGATGGACTGAATCCGTTCAACCGGTATGTATTTTTTCTTTTTCACAAAAAGACCGTATTCAATTCGAAGCTCATTCTCTTCAAATCTGTAGGTGTATTTCGTCCAGCTGATGATGCTGAATATGACCATGACTGACAGAACGACGGCAAGGCCGATAAAGAAATAAAGCTTATAGTCATTCACAAAGAACAGAACAACAAACGGAAACAAACCGTCTTTCAGCTGTTTAAAGAATGTCAGAATGGCTGCTGCGGGATGCAGTCTTTTCGGTTCAGACATCATCTTCTGTCACCCTCGCAAGCTTTGAGATGAAGTCGCGGAGCTGGTCCGCCTCCGCCACATCAAGTGCGGGTATTTCATGGACGGTTGCCGCCGTGCTCACCGTCACAGTTGCAAGGTCATGCTTTCTGAGCAGAGGTCCCTGCTTTGTGTTCACGTGCTGCACTCTTACCATCGGTACAATCACGCGCGTAATAATAAACAGCCCGGACTGAATATCAATTTCGTTCTCATGCACTTCATACCGCCATGTACGGTGCTGAATTTTCGGAGTGATAAAAATAAAAACAACCGAAAACACCAGCCAAAGTCCGAATGCAGCCATGGTGATCCAGATTGGAAAATCAAATGCGTAAACCGCATAGGCAAGTCCCCCGGCTGCTGCCAGAAATATGATTGACTGAATAAGGGCAGAAAGCTTCCATACTTTTAAAGCCCGTTCGCTGATCCTGTGCTTAGGTGCGTCTCTCATCTGTGTTCCCCCTAAATAAATCTCTCTTTTTATACGTTTTTGAAATAGATTTGTTTCACTTATTTCTAAATGATTCCATATTTATTATAGCGGGATGCGGGGAACTTGAACAGGAACAGCTCTATCGGAGATAAAAAGAAGCTCCGTCTATTTTTTCCACATTCGGATAGGCGCACATCTTTTCCATCAATGCAAAAAGGGCGTCATCCTTCTTCTTCGCTTCGATCATACAATCAATCTGCGGTACGCTCCCTTTGATTTCTGACAAGAACGCCATGAACAGTTCAGGGTCCACGTACTCTGCATGGGCATTGAACTCACTATCGCTGCGGGGGCTTGAAATATGCATTTTAACCGGGAGAGGCGAATGCTCCCAGCTCGCTGTCACCCTGTCCCAGTGACTCCTCCAGTCTGAATCCTTCTCATGATTTGCGAGGTGGTGGTGATAGTCAAACACCAGAGGAATGGCAAGCTTTTCGCATAAATACATTGCATCCTGCAGAGTAAAAACGGTATCATCGTTTTCAAGCATCAGCATTTCCTGAAGCTTTACAGGCACATACCCCCAGTTATGAATGAACTGCTCGAGCGCTTTATCCTTGTTGCTGTATGCACCTCCCACGTGAATGACGCACCTATGTTCATGCGGAACACCCATCCCTCTCAGGAGAACTTCATGCATACTCA is from Bacillus sp. FSL H8-0547 and encodes:
- a CDS encoding rhomboid family intramembrane serine protease, translating into MFTRSEDFRTFIRLYPVVTAIVCIQVLLWLLFLIPLPDITFFFASIVGYNGGVANGEWWRLITPIFLHANFAHILFNSVSIILFAPALERMLGKGRFLSAYLATGIIANLATYFVIEDLSYTHVGASGAIFGLFGIYLYIVVFRKDLIDSSNSQLIITILAIGIVMTFINTNINIIAHIFGAVGGALIAPLFLKRPGR
- the uvsE gene encoding UV DNA damage repair endonuclease UvsE, whose protein sequence is MTIVRLGYVAMSVNLTNCSPSQTMTFAQFQRLQDREAAIEKLARISASNLANCLRILKHNTGNDIRFFRFSSKLIPLANHPEVKDFHYLRDLKEPLKELGDWIRKTGMRVDFHPDHFVLLNSPKPEIMNTSLRTLSMHEVLLRGMGVPHEHRCVIHVGGAYSNKDKALEQFIHNWGYVPVKLQEMLMLENDDTVFTLQDAMYLCEKLAIPLVFDYHHHLANHEKDSDWRSHWDRVTASWEHSPLPVKMHISSPRSDSEFNAHAEYVDPELFMAFLSEIKGSVPQIDCMIEAKKKDDALFALMEKMCAYPNVEKIDGASFYLR
- a CDS encoding PH domain-containing protein translates to MRDAPKHRISERALKVWKLSALIQSIIFLAAAGGLAYAVYAFDFPIWITMAAFGLWLVFSVVFIFITPKIQHRTWRYEVHENEIDIQSGLFIITRVIVPMVRVQHVNTKQGPLLRKHDLATVTVSTAATVHEIPALDVAEADQLRDFISKLARVTEDDV
- a CDS encoding outer membrane lipoprotein carrier protein LolA, which translates into the protein MKKHFLLLVVGIIAVLMLAACGEKSKTDVVENLDKKVEELSGYKAKAQMTLQTGSEPQIYEVEIWHKQPSFYRVNLKNAEKDQSQMILRNNEGVFVLTPALKKSFRFQSEWPQNSSQAYLFESLVKDIKSDADSIFKSTKNEYVFETKTNYQNSQMLPLQEITFNKKDLKPSVVKVMDTDRNPLVVVEFTDFDFGAKFDKNSFDMEKNMSFASVDVETSAAVDSKPFSVKYPLEEIEGAKLTEEKEMTTENGKRVVQTYDGEKSYTFIQEKAVAATVATSSSVNGEPVDLGVAVGALTEQSLTWTYDGVEYMIASKDLSQEEMIRVAQSVQGQAIK
- a CDS encoding PH domain-containing protein, which codes for MMSEPKRLHPAAAILTFFKQLKDGLFPFVVLFFVNDYKLYFFIGLAVVLSVMVIFSIISWTKYTYRFEENELRIEYGLFVKKKKYIPVERIQSINESAGIVQQLFGLVKLQLETAGGGIEAEAVLTAVTRKEARRINEALAERKKEVPAEEEAEKPVEEPGSVYKIGMKELLVAASTSSGIGVVLSAAFAFISQFDELIPFDKLINRVSFLTDASITVYAIIVFLAFFIAWVLSIIGVCLKFANFTVVKKDEDLIISRGLFEKHQLTIPLERIQAVKISENPIREPLGYATVHLLSAGGSLNNQNMSAVLFPLIKKAKIAEVLKEFAPDYTMQEQLTPLSKRAKRGYLLIYTIPFVILSCIIGYFFEPWGYLAFLTIPAALAAGLAAFRAGGWNTRGDQLTLVSRAVVKTTYLAKRKRIQVLECKQSYFQKRLELASLQASATSGFGGTHFHVKGVDLKDAGEMFEWYSYEKSARKDAVL
- the acpS gene encoding holo-ACP synthase, coding for MIKGIGLDIAEIDRIGKMILRQPKFIDRILTDREKDAYHSYSGTRKTEYAAGRFAAKEAFSKAMGTGIGGALSFQDIEIIRDEFGRPMIVKPDMKGFSVHLSITHTREYAAAQVIIESSSS